The region GCGCCGACGCGTTGGACCGTCTGCCGGACGGGCGCCGTGTCTGCGTGCTGGCGCCATTGTTCGGCGACCTCGTCGAGCAACTGCTTCCCGGGTTCATGGACCTGCTGCGCGCGCAGGGCGCCGCGGCCGGCGACATCCTGTCCGACGTCCGCTGGTACCTGGGCGGACAACCGCTCAGACAGCGGGAGACCGGGCTGACGGGCCTGTCGGTGAGCCAGGCCTTCCTGGAGGGCGTCCTGCGGCGCGTGCTGCTGCAGTGCCCGGGCGTCGGCATCGTCGACAGCTGCGATGTCACCGGCCTGATGGCGACGGCCGACGGCCGCCGGGTGACCGGTGTCCGCGTCCACCCCTGCGGCGAACGGGAACAGGGCGTCGACGCCGACCTTGTGGTGGATGCCTCGGGCGAGGCCTCGCACCTGGCATGGCTGACCCGGCTGGGCGTCGCCCCGCCGCGTCCCGACACCGTCCATCTCGGTGTGAGTGAGGTTGTTCGGCGTTACAGGTTGCCTGTGGGTGTGCTTGAGGGTGATTTGGCTGTGGTGGTGGCTCCTACGTGTGCTGTGCCGCGTTCGGGTTGTCTGGTGCGTGAGGAGCGGGGTCGTTGGGCTTTGAGTCTGGGTAGTTTGGTGGGTGATTTGCCGCGTTTGGGTGACGACCGGTCTTTGCTTCGGTTTGCCGGGGGTCTTGCGGCTGGGGATATTCGTGAGGTGCTGGGTGAGGCGGAGCCGCTTGGTGAGCCTGCGTTCCCGTATGTGTCTGGGCGTGTGTGCTTTCGGTATGGCAGTGCTCGTGGTCTGCCTTCCGGGCTGTTGCTGATGGGTTTGGGTTGTGTCCACGGGGATCTGGTCGGTTCGCGGGCTGCGACTGTTGCGGCTTTGGAGGCGTTGGTCCTGCGTGAGTTCCTCGGTGCGGGGGGCACGGTTTCCGGGTACCGGTTCCATCATCGGGCCTGGCGTTTGAGGGACCGGATTTTTGCCCGGACGCATGCTTATATTCCCCGGTTTTCTGTCACTTTGCGGCATTTGCCGTTGTCTTTGAGGCTGCGTCATCGTCTGCTGGACCGGGTTGTGCAGGCGGCGGTGTGTGACGCGGAGGCGGCTTTGAGGCTGTTGGGTGCGTATGGTCTGGTGCGGTGGTAGGGGCGTGGCTGTGGGGCTGGGCCGGGTGTGGCCTTTGTGGTGTGCCTGGTGCGGGTTCGGGGTGGTTGGGTGTTTCCTTTCAGGAGTCAACAGGTCAACACTGGTGTTGGGCTTTGTGGTCCCTTCATGCTGGTGGCACGGCCGCGCGCGGCCTGTGTGGCCGCGGCCCGGCCGACGGACAGGGGACGACGGACGGACATGATCGGTGACTGCAGGCATGCAAGCGACAGACATCGT is a window of Streptomyces rubradiris DNA encoding:
- a CDS encoding NAD(P)-binding protein; translation: MVIGAGLTGLLAAKVLTEAFTWVTVLEREQVTGGADALDRLPDGRRVCVLAPLFGDLVEQLLPGFMDLLRAQGAAAGDILSDVRWYLGGQPLRQRETGLTGLSVSQAFLEGVLRRVLLQCPGVGIVDSCDVTGLMATADGRRVTGVRVHPCGEREQGVDADLVVDASGEASHLAWLTRLGVAPPRPDTVHLGVSEVVRRYRLPVGVLEGDLAVVVAPTCAVPRSGCLVREERGRWALSLGSLVGDLPRLGDDRSLLRFAGGLAAGDIREVLGEAEPLGEPAFPYVSGRVCFRYGSARGLPSGLLLMGLGCVHGDLVGSRAATVAALEALVLREFLGAGGTVSGYRFHHRAWRLRDRIFARTHAYIPRFSVTLRHLPLSLRLRHRLLDRVVQAAVCDAEAALRLLGAYGLVRW